In the Duncaniella freteri genome, one interval contains:
- a CDS encoding alpha-amylase family glycosyl hydrolase gives MKKILFLAMAGSIIATSCHKTDQAPEADTNDEVILHAWSWSFDTIAANMKDIAEAGYAYVQTSPANTCFVGEDGGMALYSQPGDSIKGKWYYYYQPTDWKIGNYLLGSRDQFKSMMDSASKYNVKIIVDVLPNHTAVDHSAVLPDLDNAVGGHDKLFHANGLTDIIDYNDRYQCTTGKMGGLPDVNTENPDFQAYYMNYVNDLLSLGVKGFRYDTAKHIGLPSDPLDSLAERNNFWDVATGREEVKGVRLAVPRDSLFIYGEVLQDRNVKEAEYGEYMDLVASNYGHALRNVLEKADFNADSLLTWHHPVDGKHLVTWVESHDTYCNQHESADLTDEQVRMGYVFLAARQNGTPLFYSRPAGSTRENYWGNNRVGARGNDEFKHPEVVAINKFRRAMHGQPEKVTSSDNGAVISVERGKAGLVIINISGQPQAIDIATTLPDGTYSDSLHGTSFEVKSGKITGSVAPYTSSILTR, from the coding sequence ATGAAAAAAATTTTATTCCTCGCTATGGCAGGGAGCATTATAGCTACATCTTGCCATAAAACGGATCAGGCTCCCGAAGCCGACACCAACGATGAGGTGATACTTCATGCCTGGTCATGGTCATTCGACACAATCGCAGCAAACATGAAAGATATAGCAGAGGCTGGATATGCTTATGTGCAGACATCCCCGGCTAACACTTGTTTTGTGGGTGAGGATGGCGGCATGGCACTATACTCTCAGCCAGGCGACTCGATCAAAGGAAAATGGTACTACTACTATCAGCCTACCGACTGGAAAATAGGCAACTATCTGCTGGGCTCACGCGACCAATTCAAGTCCATGATGGACAGTGCTTCAAAATACAATGTAAAAATCATTGTCGATGTACTCCCCAACCATACAGCAGTCGATCACTCGGCAGTATTGCCTGACCTCGACAATGCCGTAGGCGGACATGACAAACTGTTCCATGCCAACGGACTCACTGACATAATCGACTACAATGACCGATACCAGTGCACCACCGGCAAGATGGGCGGGCTACCTGATGTCAATACCGAAAATCCCGATTTCCAGGCTTACTACATGAATTATGTAAACGATCTGCTCAGCCTCGGAGTGAAAGGCTTCCGTTACGACACTGCCAAGCACATAGGATTGCCGTCCGATCCACTGGACTCACTCGCCGAACGCAACAATTTCTGGGATGTCGCTACCGGCCGGGAAGAGGTCAAGGGCGTAAGGCTCGCTGTGCCACGCGATTCACTCTTCATATATGGAGAAGTCCTTCAGGACCGCAACGTAAAGGAGGCGGAGTACGGTGAATACATGGATCTTGTGGCAAGCAACTATGGGCACGCACTGCGCAACGTGCTTGAGAAAGCTGACTTCAATGCCGACTCACTCCTCACATGGCACCACCCTGTCGACGGCAAACACCTTGTGACATGGGTAGAATCACACGATACATACTGCAACCAGCATGAGTCAGCCGACCTTACCGATGAACAGGTAAGAATGGGATATGTATTCCTTGCAGCTCGTCAGAACGGCACACCTCTGTTCTATAGCCGCCCGGCAGGAAGCACCCGCGAAAACTATTGGGGAAACAACCGTGTAGGTGCTCGCGGGAATGATGAATTCAAACACCCGGAAGTAGTGGCAATCAACAAGTTCCGCCGTGCAATGCACGGACAGCCCGAAAAAGTGACATCATCCGACAACGGAGCTGTGATTTCTGTTGAACGCGGAAAAGCAGGTCTCGTCATAATCAATATCTCCGGACAGCCACAGGCAATAGACATTGCAACAACTCTCCCTGACGGAACATACTCCGACAGTTTACACGGCACATCTTTTGAAGTGAAATCCGGTAAAATAACAGGCTCTGTCGCACCATATACTTCATCAATACTCACACGGTAA
- a CDS encoding phosphatidate cytidylyltransferase translates to MKNLLKRSLTGVIYVALIVAAVLAGGWWFVSLFALFAILAINEFANLTIAKNGGENVITLISDIAGTLILFVGLSCVNIGLLTPHTTAVLGGTFFIMYLLYMVIRLVMQLYSQEPSPLASLAYSYMGQMYIALPLGIMSMYYTLSDGAALLLAMFIMIWLSDTGAFLVGSMIGKHKLFPRISPGKTWEGFFGGILFATASAFVMKYGFGIYFESIPLAALCGMGVTVAIFATWGDLVESLIKRTLGVKDSGNLLPGHGGILDRIDSLLLVIPASLIYLITITLYI, encoded by the coding sequence ATGAAGAACCTATTGAAACGCTCCCTGACAGGCGTAATATACGTTGCACTCATCGTTGCTGCCGTTCTTGCCGGCGGATGGTGGTTCGTATCGCTATTCGCATTGTTTGCCATACTCGCCATAAATGAGTTCGCCAATCTCACCATAGCAAAAAACGGTGGTGAAAATGTCATCACTCTGATCTCTGACATAGCAGGAACTCTCATACTCTTTGTAGGGCTCAGTTGCGTAAATATAGGACTCCTCACCCCCCACACCACAGCAGTACTCGGAGGCACATTTTTTATCATGTATCTTCTTTATATGGTGATACGTCTTGTGATGCAGCTCTACAGCCAGGAACCATCCCCCCTTGCCAGCCTCGCATACTCTTATATGGGGCAGATGTACATAGCATTGCCACTCGGCATCATGTCAATGTACTACACGCTATCTGACGGGGCAGCTCTCCTGCTTGCAATGTTCATCATGATCTGGCTCAGCGACACCGGAGCATTTCTTGTAGGCTCAATGATAGGAAAGCACAAACTGTTCCCACGCATATCCCCCGGGAAAACATGGGAGGGATTCTTCGGCGGAATACTCTTCGCAACAGCATCGGCATTCGTTATGAAATACGGATTCGGAATTTATTTTGAATCAATCCCTCTCGCCGCGCTCTGCGGAATGGGCGTGACTGTAGCCATCTTCGCCACCTGGGGCGATCTTGTGGAATCACTAATAAAACGCACTCTTGGAGTCAAGGACTCAGGCAATCTACTTCCTGGCCATGGCGGAATCCTTGACCGTATTGACTCGCTGCTGCTCGTGATTCCTGCATCCCTCATATATCTTATCACAATCACTCTCTATATATGA
- a CDS encoding winged helix-turn-helix domain-containing protein — MNIETIGLNAGLVWAALNEAETVDTKQLKKMAKIKTEKELYAALGWLAREGKLMFQSTEDGKGLLVSLAQ, encoded by the coding sequence ATGAACATTGAAACTATCGGGCTGAATGCCGGTCTCGTATGGGCTGCCCTAAATGAAGCTGAAACTGTTGACACAAAACAGCTTAAGAAGATGGCTAAAATTAAAACTGAAAAAGAACTTTATGCTGCTCTCGGATGGCTTGCCCGCGAAGGTAAGCTCATGTTCCAGAGCACTGAGGACGGCAAGGGGCTCCTTGTATCTCTTGCCCAGTAA
- a CDS encoding translocation/assembly module TamB domain-containing protein gives MLVPILLYIPPIQNWAVGFATEKVSQSTGMNIQAEHLRLSFPLRLKAGGINVIQAGGDTMLTARQASLSLKIMPLLRGHVTVDGITIDSAFYQLGNSDSIMWLRANITHGDISATDIILNENIVNLDRADISGVRVRLRMLEDTTATPVDTAASAPWLVRAGLINISDVDYSMEMLPTIDSLGCHVGNASLRLATVDMRSKKIFGQSLRIDSVAAAYIYPKVDSVPSPTSVDTIIPPSSDMWTITADTLRLTSDYALYAERGAIPQPGFDPSYIGVSGIEIEIDSFYNQGTDIRVPLRKFTAVERSGLSLRADGVFSMDSTSMSAEKFSISTLRSMLRFDARMGNGNISSDPDIPLYIKGNGAISPSDIATAFPDMKAMLAPMGLLTFSTDVNGTASRLNIRELNMSMPDVFRLKGNGTVDNPFNPDKIGGKIIMDGALASLSDRKFSFLPIPVVPALQLKANVDYHPGKASGKLAVTTRGGRLAADGSWLALPEKYNASISLDNFPVDAFMPSLGVGNITAHTTLNGKGYNPMSKDTSVDADVRLSQVTYLNETYRDINLNTSLHAGEATGTLVSHNPGADATINFDARLYNDSVLYNINGDLKDINLQSLHLSDSINGGRLGITSSGFYNISTQGMDVRADVNSLSWHLPGITIAPKEPISLTARSEDNGSRTSLRNGDLDILLTTPGSIFSFISGLTPAMTMVQQQIDSMRVDVKALNNAIPDFSLQADMGRSNFAAQYLESSGIKLGSASAVLSSDSLLTLNSTVTNIVSGSTRIDTVRLNAIQHGEYLVYHASMDNRPGTFDDFAHVTLNGFAGFNRASVFFKQKNIKGEKGFNLGMNADIADSIVTVRLVPVKPTIAYKPWTLNKDNFISFDLTNKHLDANLKLSGDNSFIRIFTAHEEAHHDNDSTDTIHKHYSGSQEDLKVQISRIRIQDWLSINPFAPPVKGDLSADLSFRYENPILTGNGIVSLSDLYYGRDRVGDFDLDVNVENSPGGKLMADVALMVDSVRTITARGVLNDSTLASPFMLDFNMIRFPLHVVNPFIPNKTATLSGLLNGSMKITGDMAHPIFDGYIDFDTTAVKVTMLGTSFKFSEEKIPVDSNVITFKDFSILGCNSNPLSINGTVDARSLSDMKLDLHMAARNIQVVKSDRARGGSDVYGKAFLDFFAGVKGNMHMLNVNADISLLEGTNVTYVLPEVSETVTTQSTQDMVHFVQFNDTTSTLRADSISSTDMALNINADLHLREGATVNVDLSSNGSNRIQVLPSGDLDFTMSPLNGERLTGRVNINSGFVRYTPPLMSEKNFAFQDGSYIAFNGNMMNPVLNIHAVDVVRANVTQDGQNSRVVNFDVMLAVTNTFDNMNVSFDLSTNDDITVQNELTSMSAEQRANQAMNLLLYNVYTGAGTKGTSLSGNPLFSFLTSQLNSWAANNIRGVDISFGIDQYDRTYEGNTSTATSYSYKVSKSLFNDRFKIVVGGNYSTDADSDENFSQNLINDISFEYMLNRSGSMYVKIFRHTGFESILEGEITQTGVGFVLKRKLNTLWELFGIKRD, from the coding sequence GTGCTCGTCCCGATACTGCTATATATCCCTCCTATCCAGAACTGGGCTGTAGGCTTTGCCACTGAAAAGGTAAGCCAATCCACCGGTATGAATATTCAGGCAGAACACCTGCGACTAAGTTTTCCTCTGAGGCTTAAAGCGGGTGGCATAAACGTGATTCAGGCAGGTGGCGACACCATGCTCACAGCACGCCAGGCCTCTCTCTCTCTAAAAATAATGCCTCTTTTGCGCGGACATGTGACAGTAGACGGTATCACAATTGATTCAGCCTTCTACCAGCTTGGAAATTCCGATTCCATAATGTGGCTTCGTGCCAACATAACCCACGGTGACATCTCTGCGACCGATATCATACTCAATGAAAATATAGTAAATCTCGACCGTGCTGACATATCGGGAGTACGCGTCAGATTGCGTATGCTTGAAGACACCACTGCCACCCCAGTCGACACAGCTGCATCAGCTCCATGGCTTGTACGAGCCGGACTGATCAACATCAGCGATGTTGACTATTCAATGGAAATGCTACCCACAATCGATTCTCTCGGATGTCATGTAGGGAATGCCTCTCTGCGACTTGCAACAGTGGATATGCGCTCAAAAAAGATATTCGGGCAAAGCCTTCGGATTGACAGCGTAGCAGCTGCATACATATATCCAAAAGTTGATTCGGTCCCCTCGCCTACATCTGTCGACACCATAATACCACCCTCGTCCGACATGTGGACAATCACTGCCGACACCCTGCGTCTAACATCCGATTATGCATTGTACGCTGAACGAGGAGCAATCCCTCAACCCGGATTCGACCCATCCTATATAGGAGTCTCAGGCATTGAGATAGAGATAGATTCATTCTACAATCAAGGCACTGACATACGTGTGCCATTACGTAAATTCACAGCTGTAGAACGGAGCGGGCTATCACTTCGTGCCGATGGAGTTTTCAGCATGGACTCCACAAGCATGTCAGCCGAGAAATTCAGTATATCCACACTCCGATCAATGCTCAGGTTTGACGCCCGTATGGGGAATGGGAATATCTCTTCCGACCCTGACATACCACTATATATTAAAGGAAACGGTGCGATCTCGCCATCCGATATTGCAACGGCATTCCCCGATATGAAAGCCATGCTCGCACCAATGGGCCTCCTTACATTCTCCACGGATGTTAATGGAACGGCAAGCCGGCTCAATATACGCGAACTGAATATGTCGATGCCCGACGTGTTCAGACTCAAAGGTAACGGAACTGTCGACAACCCTTTCAATCCCGATAAAATAGGCGGTAAGATAATAATGGATGGAGCACTTGCCTCACTCTCTGACCGTAAATTCTCATTCCTACCGATACCTGTAGTCCCTGCACTACAGCTTAAAGCCAACGTGGACTATCATCCCGGCAAGGCATCAGGCAAACTCGCAGTCACCACACGTGGAGGCAGACTCGCTGCCGACGGCTCATGGCTGGCACTTCCTGAAAAATACAATGCCAGCATATCTCTTGACAATTTTCCGGTGGACGCATTCATGCCATCACTCGGTGTAGGCAACATCACAGCACACACCACTCTGAATGGCAAAGGATATAACCCGATGTCAAAGGACACATCGGTGGACGCAGATGTGAGACTTTCTCAGGTTACATATCTCAATGAAACATACCGTGACATCAACCTTAACACCTCGCTCCATGCCGGCGAGGCTACAGGAACACTTGTGAGTCATAATCCCGGAGCTGACGCGACCATCAATTTCGACGCCCGACTCTACAACGACTCCGTGCTCTACAATATCAACGGTGACCTCAAAGACATAAATCTTCAGTCTCTTCACCTCTCCGATTCCATCAACGGAGGTCGTCTCGGCATAACCTCATCCGGCTTCTACAATATAAGCACGCAAGGCATGGATGTCAGAGCTGATGTAAATTCACTGTCATGGCATCTACCAGGCATAACCATTGCACCAAAAGAGCCTATATCACTCACAGCACGCTCAGAAGATAACGGCTCACGCACATCTCTTAGAAACGGTGACCTTGACATCCTTCTCACTACTCCGGGATCAATCTTCTCATTCATATCCGGACTCACTCCGGCTATGACCATGGTGCAGCAACAGATTGATAGCATGCGTGTCGATGTGAAAGCCCTAAACAACGCCATACCCGACTTCTCATTACAGGCCGATATGGGCAGATCCAATTTCGCAGCACAGTACCTCGAATCATCCGGCATAAAATTAGGCTCGGCATCCGCTGTCCTTTCCAGTGACTCATTACTCACATTAAACTCAACTGTTACAAATATCGTGTCAGGCTCGACCCGTATTGACACCGTACGACTCAATGCCATACAGCATGGTGAATACCTCGTGTATCATGCATCCATGGATAACCGTCCTGGCACATTCGATGATTTTGCACATGTCACACTGAATGGTTTTGCAGGATTCAACCGCGCATCTGTTTTCTTCAAACAGAAAAACATCAAGGGTGAAAAAGGCTTCAATCTCGGCATGAACGCCGACATTGCTGACAGCATAGTGACAGTGCGACTCGTGCCAGTCAAACCAACAATAGCATATAAGCCCTGGACTCTAAACAAAGATAATTTCATAAGTTTCGATCTTACCAACAAGCATCTTGACGCCAATCTGAAACTTTCAGGCGACAACAGCTTCATACGTATATTCACCGCCCACGAAGAAGCCCATCACGACAATGACTCTACCGACACTATTCACAAGCATTACTCCGGATCTCAGGAGGATCTAAAAGTACAGATCTCTCGTATACGCATACAGGACTGGCTGTCGATCAATCCGTTTGCTCCGCCGGTAAAAGGAGATCTGTCAGCTGACCTAAGCTTCAGATACGAAAATCCTATTCTCACCGGCAATGGTATAGTATCACTGTCCGACCTTTACTATGGGCGTGACCGTGTGGGAGATTTTGACCTTGATGTAAATGTCGAAAACTCACCCGGAGGAAAACTGATGGCAGATGTCGCACTGATGGTAGACTCCGTACGTACCATCACAGCACGCGGTGTGCTTAACGATTCGACCCTTGCCTCACCGTTCATGCTCGACTTCAACATGATACGGTTCCCGCTCCACGTGGTAAATCCATTCATACCAAATAAGACAGCAACCCTTTCAGGACTTCTTAACGGCTCTATGAAGATCACCGGAGACATGGCTCACCCTATCTTTGACGGATACATCGATTTTGACACCACAGCTGTCAAGGTCACTATGCTCGGCACATCCTTCAAATTCTCTGAGGAGAAGATCCCTGTCGACAGCAATGTTATCACATTCAAGGATTTCAGCATCCTTGGCTGCAACAGCAATCCGCTCAGCATAAACGGCACCGTCGATGCAAGATCGCTATCCGATATGAAGCTCGACCTCCATATGGCAGCAAGAAACATACAGGTTGTCAAGAGCGACCGTGCACGAGGAGGGTCCGATGTGTACGGCAAAGCATTCCTCGACTTCTTTGCCGGAGTCAAAGGCAATATGCATATGCTGAATGTCAACGCCGATATCTCGCTGCTCGAAGGCACTAATGTCACATACGTTCTTCCGGAAGTGAGCGAGACTGTAACCACCCAGTCCACACAGGACATGGTGCACTTTGTCCAATTCAACGACACTACATCCACGCTGAGAGCCGACAGCATATCATCAACCGACATGGCTCTCAACATCAATGCCGACCTGCATCTTAGAGAAGGTGCGACCGTCAATGTAGACCTTTCATCCAACGGCTCCAACCGTATACAGGTACTCCCTTCAGGCGACCTCGACTTCACGATGTCACCACTCAACGGAGAACGTCTGACCGGACGCGTCAACATTAACAGCGGATTTGTCCGCTACACCCCTCCGCTGATGAGCGAGAAGAACTTCGCATTCCAGGATGGGTCCTACATAGCATTCAACGGCAACATGATGAATCCTGTACTAAATATACATGCCGTGGATGTGGTAAGAGCAAACGTCACTCAGGACGGACAGAACTCTCGTGTAGTCAACTTTGATGTGATGCTCGCCGTCACAAACACATTCGATAATATGAACGTGTCGTTCGATCTTTCCACCAACGATGACATAACCGTCCAGAATGAGCTGACATCAATGTCAGCTGAACAGCGAGCCAACCAGGCCATGAACCTGCTGCTCTACAACGTCTACACAGGAGCAGGAACCAAAGGCACATCGCTTTCAGGCAACCCGCTTTTCTCGTTCCTGACCTCACAGCTCAATTCCTGGGCGGCAAACAATATACGAGGTGTCGACATATCCTTCGGCATAGACCAATATGACCGCACATATGAGGGGAACACATCGACAGCTACATCCTACAGCTATAAAGTATCGAAGAGCCTGTTCAATGACCGGTTCAAGATTGTGGTAGGAGGGAACTATTCAACTGATGCCGACAGCGATGAGAACTTCTCTCAGAATCTCATCAACGACATATCGTTTGAATACATGCTCAACCGGTCAGGCTCGATGTATGTCAAGATATTCCGTCACACAGGTTTCGAGAGCATACTCGAAGGAGAAATCACTCAGACTGGCGTAGGTTTTGTACTCAAAAGAAAACTCAACACCCTTTGGGAACTATTCGGTATTAAACGTGATTGA
- a CDS encoding diaminopimelate dehydrogenase, which translates to MTKIRAAVVGYGNIGKFTIQALEAAPDMEIAGVVRRNLGEKPLELTPYPVVTDIRELGHVDVAILCTPTREVEKYALEFLALGINTVDSFDIHTQITALRRSLNEAAVKAGKVSVISAGWDPGSDSIIRTLLEAAAPKGITYTNFGPGMSMGHTVCVKSKPGVKNALSMTMPKGDGMHRRMVYVELLPGATLEEVAKAVKEDPYFASDETHVMAVESVDAVKDMGHGVHMVRKGVSGQTQNQRFEFTMSINNPALTAQLLVAVARAAMRLAPGAYTMVEIPVIDLLPGDRESLIAHLV; encoded by the coding sequence ATGACTAAAATCCGTGCAGCAGTTGTCGGTTATGGCAACATAGGTAAATTCACAATTCAGGCTCTCGAAGCCGCTCCTGATATGGAGATAGCCGGCGTAGTACGCCGTAACCTCGGAGAGAAACCCCTCGAACTGACACCCTATCCAGTCGTAACCGATATCCGCGAGCTCGGACATGTCGATGTGGCAATTCTCTGCACACCCACGCGTGAAGTCGAGAAATACGCTCTCGAATTCCTTGCCTTGGGAATCAATACTGTCGACAGTTTTGACATCCACACCCAGATCACCGCGCTCCGCCGCTCCCTCAACGAAGCTGCGGTAAAAGCCGGAAAAGTGTCAGTCATATCAGCAGGCTGGGACCCGGGAAGCGATTCCATAATAAGGACCCTTCTTGAAGCAGCTGCCCCTAAAGGCATCACTTATACCAACTTCGGACCCGGCATGAGCATGGGACACACAGTATGTGTCAAATCAAAGCCAGGAGTGAAGAACGCCCTTTCCATGACCATGCCTAAGGGTGACGGAATGCACCGCCGTATGGTGTATGTGGAACTCCTGCCCGGAGCAACTCTCGAAGAGGTAGCCAAAGCTGTAAAGGAGGACCCCTATTTTGCTTCCGACGAAACACACGTTATGGCAGTGGAGAGTGTGGATGCAGTAAAGGATATGGGCCACGGTGTGCATATGGTGCGCAAGGGTGTTTCAGGGCAGACTCAGAACCAGCGTTTTGAGTTCACTATGAGCATCAACAATCCCGCGCTCACAGCCCAGCTCCTTGTAGCTGTGGCACGAGCCGCAATGCGTCTTGCACCAGGAGCATACACAATGGTCGAGATCCCTGTGATAGACCTACTGCCTGGTGACCGCGAATCACTCATCGCGCATCTGGTGTAA